The sequence AAGATTAACCCATTAACGCTGGCTAATTAGATGTAAGGGCGTGCCGTGACATCCCGGCCCCCGTGAAGCGATCCGGTTCACCAACTTCAACGTCCAAGATGGCAAGCTTGGAAACGGCACGTCTTTTGATTCCAGCAGAGGTAAGAATATCTGCTCGCCTTATTACTCCGTCTGGTCCAGGATACAGTTGCTCAACTTTTCCACGACACCATTCTCTCCGTGGCACATTTGGGTCACATATAAAAACCAGATCACCTTCCTTTATAGGTGTTGTCCTTTCGCACCACTTAACTCTTCTTGTTAATGTTGGGAGATACTCCGAGATCCAGCGCTTCCAAAAATGATCCCTTAATTGTCGGGCAACACGCCACTGTTGGCGCAAGACGCACATACCATTTGTTACATCGGCTACACCTGGAGTCTGCGCTGTGCTCGGAGATCCCAACAGGAAATCTTTCGGTGTTAACGGTTGCTCTTGTTCAACAGAGATTGGCAAATGGGTAAGTGGACGGGAATTGACGATGCTTTCTGCTTCGATGAGGAAGCAGTTTAAAGTGTGCTCACGCGGCGCTACTTCTTTGAGTGTGTGGTGCAGTACTCGCTTGACCGACTGCACTAGTCTTTCCCAGGCTCCACCTTCGGCGGGATTACAGGGTGTATTGAACACCCAATCGACTCCTCTTTGCGCCAGCTCACTTTGCACGCGCTGGCAATCGAAAACCTCATGTAAACGTTTTGATTCGTTATCGGCGCCCACGAAATTCTTGCCGTTATCGGACCTAATGCGCACTGGCACCCCGCGGCGGTTGATGAAATTGCGAATAGCTATTATACACGAGTCTGTGCTCAGATCTTGGGCCAGTTCCAAGTGGACAGCTCGTACTGTGAGGCAAGTGAAGAGGGCCACCCATCTCTTTTCGGTGCTTCGGCGAACTCGTACGTTGAGCGGGCCAAAATAATCGAGGCCCGTGTAACTAAAAGGCCTTACGTATGCAGTGAGCCTATCGACGGGCAATTGCCCCATTAGTGGTGGGACTGGCGTGGCTGTCCTGAGACGACACAGTTGACAATTAACGATAACACTACGTAACAAGGCCCGTAGGCGAGGAACCCAGTACGTTTGACGAATAGCGCAAATTGTGGCTTCGATGTTTTGGTGGCGCATTAGATTGTGGTGATGCGCTACGACCAGCCTGGTGAAAACGTGATTAGGTGGCAGAATAATCGGGCGTCTGGCACTTATTGGGAGCCAGCTGGCTGCGTCAATGCGTCCGCAAACTCGAAGCGTTCCTTCATCATCGATGTACGGTGATAGCTGGCGTAGCGAACTGTTGCGAGTGACCTCTTCGCTATCCTTCAACTGTTGTATTTCTGGACCAAAACACTCGTATTGTACGATGCGACACAGGATTAGTTTAGCTGCGTTAATTACAGTAGCTGTCGGTCCATACATACATCTGGCTGAGCTTCGATTGCGACACATATTGATGAAAAGAAGGACCCGAGCAGTCGTACGAACTAATCTGTTGAATGTAGAGAAACGATTAAAATCTATCAAATTGCTACTCACAATGACCATGGCATATTTGGGTCGCAACTCCTCATCGTGTTCGTTTTGATGAATGGCGGGAATCTCATCAGTGGGCCAGTCGCATTCATTTAGGCGTAAGAATGGTGGACCATGAATCCAACGGGCTGCTGGGCCAAAGTCAACTTTACTACTGAAACGCGTTGCTTCATCAGCGACGTTTTCCTCAGTGGGCACCCATCTCCAGTTGGAAGCATTTGTGGAAGACAATATTTCAGCCACTCTGTGTTGCACAAAGGGCTTGTAGCGTCGGTGCTCACTGTTGATCCATTTCATCACGGTGGATGAATCGCTCCAAAGGAAGCAATCATTCACGACGAATGAGTGCTCATTCCGAATTATCTGCATCAGACGCGTACCCAAGACAGATGCTTGTAGCTCTAACCGCGGTACTGTAAGCGGTTTCAAAGGCGCGCACTTGGATTTCGCGCATATTAAGCTGACACTAATTTCGCTTTGACTGGTGGTTGATCTCCAGTAAGCAACAGCAGCGAAGGCATCCTCGCTGGCATCGACAAATATGTGGAGCTGCAGATTTTCTGGCTTACCATGACCAAAGTAGAATCTAGGAATGGCGTATTCGGTGGCGGCTGGCAGTTGTCTTCGCCATCGTTCCCATACAATACAGATGCTGTCAGGCAATGGCTCGTCCCAGCATGTATTTTGCTTCCAAACCTCTCTCATAAGCAGTTTGGCACCGATGACGAACTGAGAAAGGAACCCCAATGGATCGAAGATCGACATTACCACGCTGAGGAGTTCGCGTTTGGTGGGGCGTTTGCTGCCTGTCACTACGTCTGGGTCGACTCTATTGAACTgcaaattgaatttgaaatagtCGGTTGATGACTGCCAGTACAATCCAAGCACCTTCTCAGTTGCCAAGCCCTCCTTACTAGATATTGATTTTGTAATCTCAGCACCACCCAAAGTAGTGACTACCTCCGGTGAATTGGAAGCGAAGTTGCGGAGTTCGAACCCGGCGTCCAAGTGGATTGATCGAACCTGTCTGACAATGGATATGGCTTCTTCATAAGTGTCGAAACTGTCTACGAGCTCATCGACATAGTGGTAATCGGTGATTGCTTTGATAGCGCGAGGCGAGGCGTTGTGGCTGTGCTCAAGTGCGTTCCGCGTTTTGACGTAGTGTGCTGCGCATGGCGAGCAAGCAGCGCCAAAGGTCATGACGCACATCTCATACACATCAGGCTCTCTTCCAACCACTCCGTCGCGCCAAAGAAAACGCTGGGCACATCTATCTTTAGGTTGCATCACCACTTGGTGAAACATTTCTTTAATATCGCCCGTTACGCCAACTGCTCCTTCGCGGAAGTGAAAGAGGATCGATGGTAGAGGTCGATACTCTTGCGGACCCTTCAGCAGCATTGAATTTAACGAGACACCATTGACCTCAGCTGCGGCGTCGAATACCATCCGTAACTTAGATGGCTTGTTGGGATTGACCACTGCAAAATGTGGTAGGTACCAGGTGTGGGGCGTGACCATCGATGCTTCCGGCTGTTCGAGCTTACGGGCGTAACCCTTCGCTATGTAGGAGTCCATCGTGGCCTTATAGGCTATGGCAAATTTGTATCTCTACTCATTCGTTTTTCGACGCTAACTAATCTTTTCAACGCCATGGTGTAGCTATTGGGCAGCTGGATATTATCACGCTTCCAAATCAGACCTGTTTGGAATCTTTTATCGGAGATACGGCATGTGACTGAGCTCAATACAAACCTGGCACGGATGTCGGCGGCACTTTCGATCGGAGGCGATGGTCTCACCCCGAAACTTTCAATGGCAAAATATTCTTCGATTAAATTATGTAGGGACTCGTTTGTCATGCGATGGGCTAGTAGGCAGGAAGGCGCGGTTGGAAGACGCTTGCTGGTTGGCCCAAAAACTACCCAGCCCAATTCGGTGTTGGCGGCGAATGGTCCGTTCTCCCTCATCCTTACAGTAGCAGAAGGCAGACCTAGGTGGCAGTGGTCGAGGCCGATGAGAAGCTTAGGTGTCACTCCCCTATATGGCTGAACTGGCAACTGACGTAGGTATTTATCATCGCAATGTAGGTCGGTTTTGAGTAGACTCTGTGATGGCAACTGCAAGTTGGATACGGCGTATACGTTGCGAAGCTTGTGCTTCTTCTCTAGGCCAAGACCATTGACGAATAAGTCCACCAAAGTTGACGACTCTTGCGTTGACTGTCCACCAAACCATTGGATATTGAGGCGCTGTTGTTGTCCATGTAGGCCGAGCTCTTGGACAAGCGCATCATCCAGCATTGTGACAGAAGAGCCTTCATCCAACAGCGCATATGTATCAATGCGCTTGTGTCTTCCATGCAAGGTCACTGGAAGTATTCGGAAAAGAAGCTTACCTTCAGCTGCACTGGCAGAACAGCTTAAGACGGATGCTTCTGCATCGTTCGACGATTGCTGGCATTGAGATACTCCTTGCGCTTGTATGTAATTTCGATCATCGTTTGGGCGTTTCGCTAACTGCGTATCAAAAGCACCACGGCTTGGCGGTAATGCTGGATGCGTATTGTTCACGGCATTTGGAACCTCATGCAGAAGTTTGTGGTGCATTCTTTGGCACCCGTCTTCCGGCGCTGGCAATCCCGAGTAGCATGACCAGGATTGAGACATGCGAAACACAAGCGCCTTGATTTTGCCTCTTTCCACCTGGTGGCTACTGTAGCATCGATGAAGGTTTTACACTCAAAGGGCTTGTGGCCGCCCTGACATATTGGACATCTTCTTGGCTGTGGTTTCTTCTCGACGTGCAGAACTACTCGGCGCTTGGAATCGCGTTTGGCCTCTGCGTCGTATACTGTGCAGATCACGTTGGCAAGTGAACTAATCCACTCGTTAAAGTGCACCACTGTGGGGCGAGGCTTTACCTTTGCTGCAACCATGGCCCACTCGACGCGCTTACTCGTTGGCAATTTGGCTATCAGCTCGTCAAGGAGTGTGGGATTGGCCAGCTGATGTTCACCATTAGCAGACTGGAGAAAGGCGCAAATATTTTTTATCTTCGTGGCAAATGGAACCAGTTTCCCTAAGGCATTTTCGGGAATAGGTGCAATCTCATGCACTTTAGCTAACTGGCTGCGGATGAGCTGCTCCGGCCGACCAAACCTGCACTGCAACTGCTCAATGATGCAGCCAACGTTATTGGGGTGAATCAGTAATGCTTTCACCACTTCGCGTGCCTCTCCCTTCAAGGCTTTCTGTAGCCTTtggttattttcaaaatttgaataaCCATATGCCGCTGTTGACTCAACCAACGCTGTATGGAATACAGGCCAGTCTTCAGCATTTCCAGAAAATTCTGGTAAATCAATAATCTTTCTCGGCATTATCGAACCGTGTGACATAAACTGCATATTCCCGTTACCTATGTTGGCAGAAATTGGACGAAACGTTCCATTGGACGAATGGCAAGAAATTGAGTCACCAATAGGAATGGTTGAGGCTGCATATGAGTTATGGCCCACATATGATGATGTGATGCAGGAGACTGATGGCGCGTAGGCTGAATTATAAATAGCTGTACTAGCTGGCACAAAATTAGGGGGCTCGACGATTGTATTTGTATTTACGGTTACCGGTTGCGCAGGTAAGTGTAGCGTTGATGGCGACGCAAGCATTGGCTGCGCTGCGACGTCAGCAGAGGTAGTGGCAGAGCTTCTACAGTTAGGTCCGTTACCTTGGAGTCCTGCAGTCAGTACCTCGTTTTGCAGGTCCCGTTCTTTTAAAGCTTTTTCCAGAAAGGCGATTCGTCTTTCCATGGCTAGAAGTGCACTGTCATGATGAGGTGTGGTTACCGTCGCTGAGTATGTTGATGCTTCAACGGCCGTGGTAGTAGATACCTTTTTAATGGTCCCAGTGGCAGTGGGCGTGACATTGCTAGTTCCTTTGGCTGCAGTACCACCGCCGCTATAATCCCTGGCTGGCATTACATTCATTGCACCAGGAGTAACTGGTGTTGTATTGGCAGATATGTTGACGTTTGCGGCGGTTACTGGTAGCACCTTGGCTGGTGCTGCGCTACTAGTGGTGGTGACGACGGATTCGGCGGCGGAAACAGCGGTTGATGCAGTTGCACTTCTTTCACCAGATGTGGAATTAGCGGCTGCGCTGGAGTCGCTGTCTGTATTCAATCGAGTGCCTCGACGTGGAAGATCGCGTGTCATTTCAGCCGAAACCAATGGCAGATGTATAGGCACTTTGTTAGACAAATATGACGTATGGCAAAGTCgctaaatttattaaatatatgcaGGTTGCGTTATGTAATTAAAATTATGCTGCTATATATGCAGCTCTGCGAAATAAAGATGTTAGCCGTCGTCCTCGCTTGCGAATTTAACCAATAATAAAGACAGGCTAATGTGGCAAAATACATTTATTGGAATTAAATTGAATGGATGGATGAAATGGAATGGAATGGTTTATTTCTATAAAACGACATAAATTATAAAACGAACGATTGCCATAAAGCAGTTATCCACAGCCTTCATTCTCGTTTGCGTGATAACGATCGCCTAGTGGTTCTTGGGGACTTTAATTTACCATAcgttagttggattggcaacgatgattcaaactttttgactcctgttactcagcatgatttcattggttcgcttatggaattgccgctagttcagattaataacgtggtgaactctaaaaataagttgttagatttagtttttggtgatagttcaataggtactggtctcagtcgaatccctgccttatccctgcctgaagatcccttgcaccctacacttgaggttacactggacaatctactgcctacgattaattgcatggaagtgttatgtcgttctcgttcgagatgttttaaaaaggttaactttgatttgcttaatcaactgttagcttcccacgattggtctgacctttatacttgtactgatgttgagactgccacgtctattttttatagttaccttagtgactttattaatcgttgcgttccggttcattttgttaaggctaagagtagtaaaccaccttggttctcgaggcaacttgctaacctgaacaatattaaatcgaggccctataagcgttttaaaagatctggttcttctgaagatttttctaaatatttagttgcccgttccaatttccaacgcctgaatcaaaactgctacaagtatttaacaagatgcaaaattgagttttttaaaaatcctaaaaaattttacgggtttgttaattcaaagcgcagatctgcgggatttccatcatctttgtctttgggtggcgagaatgctagccttgaccatgatattgccgacttattcgcagactttttcaaatcgacctattcttcaacctgtacccaaaccggtagttatccgttcgagatagttagttctaactgtattctcaatccagtcattgatagtgccactgtacttcagagttttttagctctgaaaccgattttttctccagggcccgatggtattcctggctgtatgcttaagttctgtgctgtgaacttaacagaaccgatcgtaaaattgttcaatttatctttgcaatcagcgtcatttccatcaatttggaaacagtcgtttatcatacctctgcacaagaagggtagtagatctaatattgagaattataggggaattgctaagctttcagctattcgtaaaacctttgaacaaataattacctgtcagcttcaacattcgtgtaTTTCCATTAtatcaccctttcagcatgggtttgtgagatgtaggtcaaccaccacaaacctacttgagtttacctctttagttcgggatggttttttggcttgcaagcaaactgatgtgatttatatggattttagtaaagcttttgattcagtgaatcacgaacttctgattctgaagcttgatttactgggctttccgaagagtctgacttcatggctctcaagctatctttctaatagaacccaaaaggtgctttataaaaatattatttcaaaatcaattcatgttacctctggtgtacctcagggcagtcatttaggcccattgctttttactctttttataaatgatctgccacagattttgaatcattcacgagctctaatgtatgccgatgatgtaaaaatttgctatacatgcttgccttcggagttaactcgctcaaatctacttcaggttgatttggactcatttcaacgctggtgtacaattaatgcattagttctaaactgttccaaatgtaagttcatgacatttcatcgcgtgaagcctgtcctgtcgtcttatgcactttatggcactcttatggagcgtatatcttcgattaacgatttaggggttctgtttgactcgaaactgagcttcaactcacatatttctgctattactaataaagcaatgggtacccttggttttgtgaaacgctgggctaaggagttcaaggatccgtatctgaccaaagtcctctacacttcgctggtccgcccaatacttgagtattgctcgtgtgtttggtgtccattatatactactcatataaagcgtattgagtctgtgcagaaacaatttttaatttttgctctacgggcctttaactgggactcaaatcttcatcttccgtcttatagaagtagacttcttctcattaatttgccaactctggaaaatcgtagaatattactcggggtaatgttcctgcataagctaattctaggtgaggttgactcctctgagctgctaagtcgattgagctttgcagttcctgctaggacgtccagacactacgtgcccttccatttacccctgtgtcgtagaaattttgacaaaaatgatcctatacgtgtttggtgctcgtactataacgacttgtataattgcattagtatcgaatgttcgtttgttgccttacgcaatggtatacttttcagtctcaactgatatcttaaagtttatttgtttaatttgtaatgatagtttaatttaagttcttgttcaatgttaaaataaattgtaaatttttaatttattccatttttaattctatacttgtatatatttttacgctatctttttttttatgttactttcctttgtattttgttagtcgaccactcttgttagttgactttaaataattaaataaataaataaataataaataaataaataaatataacgaAAGCAACTACTTACCGCAGTGTGATCCTTCTCCCTTGGTTGACGACAGCTAACAAAAATTTGTATGCTGCCAAAAATGATAGAAACCTATCATTCTAATGCGCAGCGGTTTGCCGAAAAAGCTCACCCGATTATGCACATAAGCAACAAAGGAGAATGACGCATTACggtttaaaatttcaatacaaatttagacaacaacaaacaacagagtatacaaaaaataacatgaaaggTGCATATACATAACTGCTTTCGACTGcatgtatgcatatgtatgtacaaacgaAATGAAATAGAGATGTGCAGGCATATTTCGGTATTGAAGATTAACCCATTAACGCTGGCTAATTAGATGTAAGGGCGTGCCGTGAcagctcttaatgatgaaaaatgcaaaatatttatacagctttttaaatctagattccaggaatttgaagagtaaaaacactttttttcattccacccatttaaccttcagtaaatttttggttagaagtgcctaattaaaatttcaatgctcttaatgatgaaaaatacaaaatatttatacagctttttaaatctagattccaggaatttgaagaataaaaacactttttttcattccacccatttaaccttgagtcaatttttggttagaagtgcctaattaaaatttcaatgcccttaatgatgaaaaatacaaaatatttatacagctttttaaatctagattccaggaatttgaagaataaaaacactttttttcattccacccatttaatcttcagtaaatttttggttagaagtgcctaattgaaatttcaatgcccttaatgatgaaaaatacaaaatatttatacagctttttaaatctagattccaggaatttgaagaataaaaacactttttttcattccacccatttaaccttaagcctaattaaaatttcaatgcccttaatgatgaaaaatacaaaatatttatacagctttttaaatctagattccaggaatttgaagaataaaaacactttttttcattccacccatttaaccttcagtaaatttttggttagaagtgcctaattaaaatttcaatgctcttaatgatgaaaaatacaaaatatttatacagctttttaaatctagattccaggaatttgaagaataaaaacactttttttcattccacccatttaaccttcagtaaatttttggttagaagtgcctaattaaaatttcaatgcccttaatgatgaaaaatacaaaatatttatacagctttttaaatctagattccaggaatttgaagaataaaaactctttttttcattcaacccgtttaaccttgagtaaatttttggttagaagtgcctaattaaaatttcaatgttcttaatgatgaaaaatacaaaatatttatacagctttttaaatctagattccaggaatttgaagaataaaaacactttttttcattccacccatttaaccttgagtcaatttttggttagaagtgcctaattaaaatttcaatgcccttaatgatgaaaaatacaaaatatttatacagctttttaaatctagattccaggaatttgaagaataaaaacactttttttcattcaagccatttaaccttcagtaaatttttggttagaagtgcctaattaaaatttcaatgctcttaatgatgaaaaatacaaaatatttatacagctttttaaatctagattccaggaatttgaagaataaaaacactttctctcattcaacccatttaaccttcagtaaatttttggttagaagtgcctaattaaaatttcaatgctcttaatgatgaaaaatacaaaatatttatacagctttttaaatctagattccaggaatttgaagaataaaaacactttttttcattccacccatttaaccttgagtcaatttttggttagaagtgcctaattaaaatttcaatgcccttaatgatgaaaaatacaaaatatttatacagctttttaaatctagattccaggaatttgaagaataaaaacactttttttcattccacccatttaaccttcagtaaatttttggttagaagtgcctaattaaaatttcaatgctcttaatgatgaaaaatacaaaatatttatacagctttttaaatctagattccaggaatttgaagaataaaaacactttttttcattccacccatttaaccttcagtaaatttttggttagaagtgcctaattaaaatttcaatgctcttaatgatgaaaaatacaaaatatttatacagctttttaaatctagattccaggaatttgaagaataaaaacactttttttcattccacccatttaaccttgagtcaatttttggttagaagtgcctaattaaaatttcaatgcccttaatgatgaaaaatacaaaatatttatacagctttttaaatctagattccaggaatttgaagaataaaagcactttttttcattcaacccatttaacattgagtaaatttttggttagaagtgcctaattaaaatttcaatgctcttaatgatgaaaaatacaaaatatttatacagctttttaaatctagattccaggaatttgaagaataaaaacactttttttcattccacccatttaaccttcagtaaatttttggttagaagtgcctaattaaaatttcaatggtcttaatgatgaaaaatacaaaatatttatacagctttttaaatctagattccaggaatttgaagaataaaaacactttttttcattccacccatttaaccttgagtcaatttttggttagaagtgcctaattaaaatttcaatgcccttaatgatgaaaaatataaaatatttatacagctttttaaatctagattccaggaattcgaAGAATaagaacactttttttcattcaacccatttaaccttcagtaaatttttggttagaagtgcctaattaaaatttcaatgctcttaatgatgaaaaatacaaaatatttatacagctttttaaatctagattccaggaatttgaagaataaaaacactttttttcattcaacccatttaaccttgagtaaatttttggttagaagtgcctaattaaaatttcaatgctcttaatgatgaaaaatacaaaatatttatacagctttttaaatctagattccaggaatttgaagaataaaaacactttttttcattcaacccatttatccttcagtaaatttttgtttagaagtgcctaattaaaatttcagtgctcttaatgatgaaaaatacaaaatatttatacagctttttaaatattgattccaggaatttgaagaataaaaacactttttttcattcaacccatttaaccttgagtcaatttttggttagaagtgcctaattaaaatttcaatgcccttaatgatgaaaaatacaaaatatttatacagctttttaaatctagattccaggaatttgaagaataaaaacactttttttcattcaacccatttaaccttgagtcaatttttggttagaagtgcctaattaaaatttcaatgcccttaatgatgaaaaatcaaaatatttatacagctttttaaatctagattccaggaatttgaagaataaaaacactttttttcattcaacccatttaaccttgagtaaagttttggttagaagtgcctaattaaaatttcaatgtacttcatgatgaaaaatacaaaatatttatacagctttttaaatctagatcccaggaatttgaagaataaaaacactttttttccttcaacccatttagccttgagtaaatttttggttagaagtgcccaattaaaatttcaatgtacttaatgatgaaaaatacaaaatatttatacagctttttaaatctaggttCCAGGAAtctgaagaataaaaacactttttttcatacaacccatttaaccttgagtaaatttttggttagaagtgcctaattaaaatttctatgtccgtaatgatgaaaaatacaaaatatttatacagctttttaaaatgacatttccttAGACGTTTCTTATTATGTTAGCTTTATATATTTATGAAAAGAAtaaagcgtacacttaattagtttcagtaccgtgcagcactaagaattgcccaacgcctgggagcagtggtcgacccaacaggagtggagatcgagcgcttggaataggcccatgaggcggtagaagtaggtcccCTGCAAAATTCGTTGCATCATGTGGACCACTGGAGCACTTactattatactccactgtaatgcagcaatggaccaactcatgtttctacacgaacatattgtaagccgatcattgctcgtttttaatgaTTGTAATCACTATCCATTAGTCCATAGCAAGTACTCCATACACGCATGCagggtcgaaggcagttcaaaaggtttgctgcgagaaaccctcggttctgcaaccggtacgagcaGGAAGAAGCGtcaaatggcagaatgaagaggcagcgttcggcggaggcgacaagcctgctttaaggggcagaaaggacccagtcccagagccgcgaggcagggcagtagCCTAGACAAGACaggtaggcccaaagctgtaagacagatcggccccaatagcgaggtagcatcTACCTCGAatgctgcgagtcagagggaagttccaactacggaagtaggagacaAGCCAAAGGGAGGTAACGCTAAGacttcggctttctcggaggcacTAAAGGGAATTAAAGCTAAGACTTCGGCATTCTCTTAGGTGCCAGagggtggtataatggtgtgaagatgatagcgtgcgacaacattgcGAGCTTGCGgcggctggaggaagtggttccaagcctccaaaggcaaggcacgaacgcgcggtttgaggtggtggataaagcgcaaatccccgcggtaccaaaagttaaggtatggataccactcgtgatgaagtcggaggatacagtGCGACTTCTGCAgtatcagaat is a genomic window of Eurosta solidaginis isolate ZX-2024a chromosome 4, ASM4086904v1, whole genome shotgun sequence containing:
- the LOC137251336 gene encoding uncharacterized protein is translated as MDSYIAKGYARKLEQPEASMVTPHTWYLPHFAVVNPNKPSKLRMVFDAAAEVNGVSLNSMLLKGPQEYRPLPSILFHFREGAVGVTGDIKEMFHQVVMQPKDRCAQRFLWRDGVVGREPDVYEMCVMTFGAACSPCAAHYVKTRNALEHSHNASPRAIKAITDYHYVDELVDSFDTYEEAISIVRQVRSIHLDAGFELRNFASNSPEVVTTLGGAEITKSISSKEGLATEKVLGLYWQSSTDYFKFNLQFNRVDPDVVTGSKRPTKRELLSVVMSIFDPLGFLSQFVIGAKLLMREVWKQNTCWDEPLPDSICIVWERWRRQLPAATEYAIPRFYFGHGKPENLQLHIFVDASEDAFAAVAYWRSTTSQSEISVSLICAKSKCAPLKPLTVPRLELQASVLGTRLMQIIRNEHSFVVNDCFLWSDSSTVMKWINSEHRRYKPFVQHRVAEILSSTNASNWRWVPTEENVADEATRFSSKVDFGPAARWIHGPPFLRLNECDWPTDEIPAIHQNEHDEELRPKYAMVIVSSNLIDFNRFSTFNRLVRTTARVLLFINMCRNRSSARCMYGPTATVINAAKLILCRIVQYECFGPEIQQLKDSEEVTRNSSLRQLSPYIDDEGTLRVCGRIDAASWLPISARRPIILPPNHVFTRLVVAHHHNLMRHQNIEATICAIRQTYWVPRLRALLRSVIVNCQLCRLRTATPVPPLMGQLPVDRLTAYVRPFSYTGLDYFGPLNVRVRRSTEKRWVALFTCLTVRAVHLELAQDLSTDSCIIAIRNFINRRGVPVRIRSDNGKNFVGADNESKRLHEVFDCQRVQSELAQRGVDWVFNTPCNPAEGGAWERLVQSVKRVLHHTLKEVAPREHTLNCFLIEAESIVNSRPLTHLPISVEQEQPLTPKDFLLGSPSTAQTPGVADVTNGMCVLRQQWRVARQLRDHFWKRWISEYLPTLTRRVKWCERTTPIKEGDLVFICDPNVPRREWCRGKVEQLYPGPDGVIRRADILTSAGIKRRAVSKLAILDVEVGEPDRFTGAGMSRHALTSN